In one window of Bemisia tabaci chromosome 6, PGI_BMITA_v3 DNA:
- the LOC109042896 gene encoding solute carrier family 25 member 32 translates to MKLTEENEEDIPEFPETFFVDYVKLTHFVAGVSGGVASTLILHPLDLLKIRFSVCDDRTPDRKHLGLKQTVQSIYRTEGWEGFFKGAYPNFFGCGLSWGFYFLFYSDLKSLMQGGDATKDIGPFKHMLAASTAGAVTLALTNPIWVTKTRLCLQQQQNKNPQLHYAGMRDCMAKICEEEGFRGLYKGFLPGLLGVSHGAIQFMIYEEFKSSSNVRQGRPINSQLDTKEYILYAAVSKVIASSLTFPYQVIRSRLQDQHRRYRGFKHCVKLTYDREGWKGFYKGLTPSLIRVVPSTIITFVAYENISSFLRSKWTSHENEA, encoded by the coding sequence ATGAAATTAACTGAAGAGAATGAAGAGGACATTCCAGAATTTCCAGAAACTTTTTTTGTAGACTATGTGAAGTTGACTCATTTTGTCGCAGGAGTCTCCGGAGGTGTTGCATCAACTCTCATTCTTCATCCACTCGACCTCCTAAAAATTAGATTCTCAGTATGTGATGACAGGACTCCTGATCGCAAGCACCTAGGATTAAAGCAAACGGTACAATCAATCTATAGAACAGAAGGCTGGGAGGGCTTTTTTAAAGGTGCCTATCCAAACTTTTTTGGATGTGGTCTCTCGTGGggtttttatttccttttctaTAGCGATCTGAAGAGTTTAATGCAAGGCGGAGATGCAACTAAAGATATTGGACCTTTCAAGCACATGCTTGCTGCATCAACAGCAGGTGCAGTGACGCTTGCCCTAACAAACCCCATTTGGGTAACCAAAACCCGACTGTGCCTTCAGCAGCAACAGAACAAAAATCCTCAACTTCACTATGCAGGCATGAGAGACTGTATGGCCAAAATCTGTGAAGAAGAAGGTTTTCGAGGACTATACAAGGGATTTTTGCCCGGTCTGCTGGGCGTTTCTCATGGAGCAATTCAATTTATGATTTACGAAGAGTTCAAAAGTTCATCCAATGTTAGGCAAGGAAGACCAATCAATTCACAACTTGATACTAAGGAATATATTTTGTATGCAGCTGTATCTAAGGTCATTGCCTCAAGTCTTACTTTCCCATACCAGGTGATTCGATCAAGGCTGCAGGACCAGCACCGTCGATACAGAGGATTCAAACACTGTGTTAAATTAACCTATGATAGAGAAGGCTGGAAGGGTTTTTACAAAGGTCTTACTCCTAGTCTAATCCGGGTGGTTCCATCAACAATTATCACTTTTGTAGCTTACGAGAATATTTCTTCGTTCTTGCGTAGTAAATGGACTAGCCATGAAAATGAAGCTTAA